The following is a genomic window from Methanococcoides sp. AM1.
CTGAGGCTGGACCTGAGATCCACTGTAGTTTGATCCGACATATGCAATTTTAAGCGCAACTCTCATTGAATCACTGATGCCACATATAGACCTCTATCTATAATATAATTACCATAATTCCACACATATTCGAGTACATAGAATAACATTGTGAATATATTTATTATCTTTTTATGAAAAGAGAACATGCCTTATATTCATGCCACAAGTTTAAATACCAGATAATACAATCTAATCTAAATTTTTGAGGCGAAACTATGATATCAAAACAACAGATCTCCGAGATAATAAGCAAGTACGATCTAGATGATCTTGCTATTGCAACCGTCTGCTCACACTCAAGCCTCCAGATCTTTGATGGAGCCCGTAAAGAGGGATTGAAGACAATCGGGATATGTGTAGGCCAGCCTCCGCGTTTTTATGATGCTTTCCCAAAAGCAAAACCTGACGAATATATCGTTGTTGAAAGCTATGCCGACATTCCAAAGATAGCACAGGAACTTGTCGAGAAGAACGCGATCATAATACCTCACGGTTCTTTTGTAGAATACATGGGTGGTAAGAACTTCGCAGACCTTCCGGTCCCAACCTTTGGTAACCGTGAGGTCCTTGAATGGGAATCTGACAGGGAAAAGGAGAGGGAATGGCTTGAAGGCGCAGGCATCCACATGCCAACAAATGTCCCAGACCCAAAGGATATTGATGGACCTGTAATGGTAAAGTACTACGGTGCAAAGGGCGGAAGAGGTTTCTTCATCGCCAAGACCTACGAGGAGTTCATGGAGAATATTGATCCCAATGAGAAGTTCACCATACAGGAATTCATACTGGGAACAAGATACTATCTGCACTACTTCTATTCACCACTGGAGAACGAGGGTTACAAGTTAAGTGAAGGAACCCTGGAGATGTTGAGCATGGACAGAAGGGTCGAGTCAAATGCAGATGAGATCTTCAGGCTTGGCTCACCAAGAGAACTTGAAGAAGCCGGCATACACCCCACATACGTGGTTACCGGAAATGTCCCCCTGGTTGCCAGGGAATCCCTGTTGCCATTGATATTCTCTCTTGGAGAAAGAGTGGTCGAAGAATCCATTAAACTCTTTGGCGGCATGATAGGTCCATTCTGTCTTGAGACAGTGTTCACAGACCATCTCGAAATAAAGGTATTCGAGATCTCCGCGCGCATCGTTGCCGGAACAAACTTCTACATATCGGGTTCACCCTATGCAGACCTAGTAGAATCCGGACTCTCCACCGGCAAAAGGATAGCACAGGAGATCAAACTTGCTAAATCCAGGGGTCAGCTGGATAAAATATTATCCTGAACACACCTGATCATCCACAGAAATGCATCGGAATATATGAGATGCATCTGTGGTAACATAAACCATTAAGAGAAGTAGACCACCTCGAAGTGGTCATAATGGGTGCCGGAGGTTGTCCCGGGCTCAACACTTTTTTAGATATCACCGATAAAGATGCATGCAATGGAACTTAGATTGGACCATGCACGTGTATTAGATATCAGGACATCCCATAAAAAACTAGGAAATCGTTTTCTGATCTTTGAATTGAGAACCAGCATTTACATTTGACAAAGCATCTAAGGAAGATGTACTCCTCCGTATTGCTACCAGTTGTTTACATATTAGGAACCCGCTCAGGATTCCTGCTCCACCATATAGGAAACCTCATTGATCAGTTCAGAGGTTTCGTTCATAAGCTCAATGGTCTTTTCAATAGCTTCGAAATCAATTTCCTGAGAATTGGTTTCTACGAACTCACCAAATTCATACGAACGCTGGAGGAAATCCGCATATTCAGTTGCAACATCCTCTACCGAAGGAGACAATGAAAATCCTTCAAGCTCCTCAAGATATCTTTCGGAATCGTCCTTGAGCTTTATCCCGCCTTCCGTCAGCATGAGACCATCCTTTTCAGAAGCTGCGAGCTTGATAGATTCATAGTCATCAAGGATGACCTCAGCTGAATCCGCGGTCCATCGCAGGAAATCAATATTTTCCATGGTCTGTGAGATCGAGCCTTCGATCTCATTTACACCGTTCTCAATATCTTCACAGCCTGCAACTGACAATGAGAGGAAGACCATTAGTAATACGAGCAGATTTCGATAAAAGCTTAGTTTCATGATCCAGTTCCTGTCAGTTCAATAAATATACACTATAGATGAGCAAATGTCAACAATATATTCAGGCAGTTATCGATATATAAGTATTGACCAGGAACTGCACAACAAGCATACCCAGAAGAGCTGCAAATGGGACCGTCAGGTTATCTGACCTACCAGACCTTGCTTCCACATACATCCCTGCAATAGCTCCTGCAAAAGACAGGAAGCCTGCAAATGGGAAGCCACACATGGTTGCCCCCAGGATACCTGCAGCAGTCCCCTCAATTGTCTTTGAAGAAGCACCATAGCACATCTTGCCGTGAATGCCTATGATCGTAGCAAGGCCATCTCCCACTGCAAGCACAATGATGGAAGCATAGCATAGACCCTCATCCAGCCTGTAGGACAACAACAGAAGCACCAGTATTGATACCAAATAAAGTAAAGGCGCTGAAGCAAATTCTTTGTACTCGTTCTTTTTCCAGAGGACCTTGAAAAGTGAATATGACCTTATTTTTGGTTTTATCAGCTCCATCCCCAGAAAGAGAAAAGTGAGGAACATCACAAGTCCTACTGCGGCACCCTTGCCGGAGTAGACCGCGATCACCGGGAAAAGAGCACCGGAGATGTGTACCACTTTCCTTAATGGCAGGTAGGAAAGGGAGCGCGGAACCGTACATGCAAAATTTATCAGCACCATTTGTTCACCGGTGAAAAATCATATATGCATAGTTATTGATTAGAACTAAATGATAAACCTAAAGGATGATGTTCAAGCCGGCGTGGTCAAAAAGCGCTATATACTCGGCAGAAGGGACGAGAACGAAGAGGGAGTTCTTCATATTGGCAGATACCTGGCCCTTGACAGGTCTTCAGGATCACATGTTGCCATCGACGCACTAAAACCACATGCTATCCTGATATGCGGGAAAAGAGGATATGGTAAATCCTATACCATGGGGACACTCATAGAGGAGATCGCACTTTTGCCAGGGGAAATAAAACAGAATGTGGCATCCCTTGTTATCGACACAATGGGAATATTCTGGACACTTGGAAGAGGCAATGATCCTCAGGCAGACCTACTTCAGGAATGGAACATGGAGCCTGCAGGATTCACTGCAGAGGTCTTTGTTCCTGCAGGTCATGTGGAAGAATATAAGGAAAGGCATATCAAAGTGAAGCCTTTCTCGATACCTGTGGGCCATTTACATGGATATGACTGGTGTGAACTATTCAACATCACAGAAACGTCCCCACTGGGAGTGCTTCTGGTCAGAATAATCGAGAACATGCGGGAAAATGAGAGGATCTTTTCCTTCGAAGATATCATTGCCGGGATCAACACGGACGACAGGTCTGACGATGTTACAAAAATGGCAGCTGAGAACTATTTAAGGACCGCTGCATCATGGGGAGTTTTTGAAAAGGATGCCTGTGGAATTTCCGAACTGGTCAAAAGCGGATGTACATCAGTACTTGATGTGAGCGCTATCGAAAGTAAGACCGTACGCTCTGCAGTAGTGGGCATAATTGCAAGAGATATCTATACCAGACGTTTGCAGGAAAGGCGTTCTTATGAAAGAATGATCATGGGAGATGAGGAGATCGAGCAGAAGATGCCCATGGTATGGATGTTCATCGATGAAGCACACCTGTTCGTGCCTTCAAAAGGAGAGACTCTGGCATCCGACGTCCTTATCAACGAGTGGGTGCGACAGGGAAGGCAACCGGGACTGTCAATAATCTTTGCAACCCAGCGACCTGCGGCACTCCATCCGGACATTATATCCCAGTCAGATATTGTGATATGTCACAGGCTTACTGCAAGGGATGATATTGAGGCACTGGAATCCATACGCCCCACATACATGAAGGAGAACATTGGGGATGCGATCCGGAAAATGGGACTGGAGAGAGGAATAGCATTCGTTGTTGATGACACCTCAGAGAGCACACACCTTGTAAAGATCAGGCCAAGATACAGCTGGCATGGCGGGAACGAGCCAAGTGCATTGAATGAAAGGAGATGAGAATAATGGATATTAAAAGAAGTGCTGACATGGTGATCAACACCTGCATGGGTGCAAAGAAAGGAGAAACTGTGCTTATCGTTACTGACACATGCACTGACGAGATGATCACAAAGGCACTGTATGCTTCTGCGGTCGAAGCGGGATGTGAGGGCCTGATGCTGACAATGGAACCAAGGGAACAACACGGTGCGGAACCGCCTATGCTTGTTGAAGAGGCTATGAAGAACTCCGATGTCCTGCTTGCTCCTGCATCAAAGTCACTTACGCATACCCAGGCACGCAAACATGCATCCGAGAACGGGACAAGAACCGCCACAATGCCGGGAATTACCATCGGTATGATGAAGGAAGGCGGATTGAACGCCGATTATGAGAAGATCAACAGCTTAGCAGATGAACTGCTTGAAACTCTCAAGGGATCAAAGGAAGTACGTATCACCACAGAACTGGGAACTGACCTTGTCATTGATGTTGATGGAGGAGAATGGATGGCGGATACAGGCATATGCCACGAGAAAGGTACGACCACAAACCTTCCGGCAGGAGAGATGTACATCGCCCCGAAGAATGTGAACGGCAAAGCTGTGATCGACGGGTCCATGGGAGGTATCGGATTGCTTGAAGAACCACTGATCATCGAGATCAAGGACAGGAAGGCAGTGAACTTTGAAGGCGAAGGTGCTGAAAAGCTTGAACGAATGGTGAACGATGTCGGAACTGACGGGCGCAACATCGCAGAGCTGGGGATCGGCATCAATCCGGCTGCAATGCTTATCGGAGTTATCCTTGAGGATGAGAAGGTAGGCGGCACGATCCATATCGCACTGGGAGACAATTCCACTTTTGGCGGAGATGTTACCGTTGACCTTCATCTGGATGGCATTATCACGAACCCAAAGGTGCTTGTTGACGGCATTGACCTGAAGGTCGAACGTTTTGCCTGAGAGATGCTAATATTGTGCTAAAGTTATATGTTGACACGGAAATATTATTCCGGTAGAAAGTACTTAAATAACTGAAAGATATAATCAGAGCATACATTTCACACTTACTTGAAAATATCACCGGTGATTATAATGAAAGGAAGAGTATGGAAATTCGGAGATGACGTTGATACTGACGCAGTCATCCCTGGAAGATACCTCATAATGAACACTCCTGAGGAACTGGCGCCGTATACGTTTATCGGAGTACGCCCGGATTTTGCTGAGAACGTTAAGGAAAACGACATTGTTGTTGCAGGCAACAACTTCGGATGTGGCTCATCAAGAGAACATGCACCAATCGCCCTTAAAGGATCAAAGGTCGGATGCGTTATCGCAAAATCATTTGCAAGGATCTTCTTCAGGAACGCAATTAACATTGGTGTTGCACTCCTTGAGTGCCCTGACACCGACAAGATCGAAGATGGAGATGAGATCTCCGTAGACTTTGAATCCGGTACCATCGAGAACCTTACAAAGGGCGAGAAGTACCAGGCTACACCTTTACCTGATTTTGTCCGCGGTATCGTAGATGCCGGTGGATTAAAGGAATACACAAGGAAGATCATTGATTGATCTTACCTTTCCTTTTTGTTCTTACGTTGATACCTCTCAACGTTCACACTACCTGAATAAAATATGAAAATCTACATGGAATAACCAATTGGAGGAAATTTATGGCACAATATAAAGTACCAGTCCTGCCTGGTGACGGAATCGGCCCTGAGATCATAGCTGAGGGTAAGAAGGTCATCGATGCAGCTGGAGAAAAATTCGGATTCGATGTTGACTGGATAGAATACCCACACGGTGCAGACCACTATCTTGAGACAGGTGAACTGATATCCGAGGATTCACTCAAAGAGCTTTCAAATTACGAGGCGATCTACCTCGGTTCTATCGGAGATGACAGGATCGAACCTGGAGTACTTGAGAAAGGTATCCTTCTTGCCGCAAGGTTCTATTTTGACCAGTACATCAACCTGCGTCCTATCAAGCTTCTTGAAGGCGTATGGTGCCCTCTCAAGGACAAGACTCCTAAAGACATCGATTTCGTTGTTGTCAGGGAGAACACCGAAGACTTTTACATCGGTATTGGCGGACGTGCAAAAACCGGGATGAGCAAGGACCTTCTTGAGGTCAACAGGACACTCTACAACGCAAAGTTCGGACTTGACATCGAGACCGACAGTGAAGAGATCGCATACCAGATCGGCATGATCTCAAAGGAAGGTACACAGAGGGTCATGAACTACTCCTTCGACCTTGCTGAGACCAGGAACAAACACGTTTCATCAGTTGACAAGGCAAACGTCCTTTCAGACATCTACGGATTCTGGAGAGAGGAGTTCAACACAATTGCAGCAAACCACCCTGATGTTAAAACCGACTTCAACTTCGTTGACGCTATCACCATGTGGTTCGTCAAGAACCCTGAGTGGTTCGACGTTGTAGTTACCCCTAACATGTTCGGTGACATCATCACTGACCTTGGCGCAATGGTACAGGGCGGTCTCGGACTCGCACCTGGTGGAAACATCAACCCGAACGGTACAAGCATGTTCGAGCCTATCCACGGTTCAGCACCAAAGTACAAGGGACAGAACAAGGTCAACCCTATCGCAACCATCTGGGCAGGCGCAATGCTCATCGAACAGCTCGGTGAGAAGGAAGCTGCAGACTCCATCGTCTCCGCTATCGAGAAGAACATCCTCGAAGCAAAGGTCCAGACCTACGACATGGGCGGCAGCAACACCACATCCGATGTTGGTGACGACATCGCAAGGATCCTGCTCGAGATGTAATTCAGGAACTAACTTTTTCTTTTTTGCCTTCACGTCTGCAAAGGCGTGGAGGAACTTTGGTTTTTAGAATTAATTTTAGTTGTTATTCGTCTTGCGACTTAACTTCGGAATTATTTTGCATCTTTTTTCTAGTAGCAAAGAGATATGCTTCATGTATTGTGAAAATTGATGATACAATATCATATATTATCAAAATTCCTAAAAAAATTAAAAATATACTTGTTGAAGAGATCAATATTTGTTTTGATAAATAAGGGACCAAATATGAAAATTTTGAATTCGACAAAATATGATATTTCACTGTAATTTTTGACATGTAAAGAAGAATCAAGTTGATTACAAATAGAACAAGTAGAATCAAAGTATCTTCTTTTAATTCAGAGACAACTGAATCTAAGTTATTAAAAACTGAAGAATAATCATCATGATTACTATTTTCATTACACAAATTTATAAGTAAACTATACAATCCACTAATAGTACCAATTAGAATAACTTTGTAAAGTGATTGATTCATTCAACATTGAAATTGATTCAATATCTTCTAAACAAATAATATTTAAAAAATAGATGAAAATCCACATAAATACTAATTTTGCAACCAGCTTACTATTAGTAATGTAGAAAGCCATTCAAAACACCTTTATTTATCAAAAATATCTGAAACCGAAGAAATGATAGTTTTTGCAGCCGTCTCAATATTCTTGAATGTACATTTAATTGACAGTGCTTTGTCAGAACTTTTAGTATCCCCCATATCAGTTTTAAGACTCCAATTGCCGCCCCCCTCTTCTGCATATTCAATATAACTTTCTGTGACAGCAGTTTTTTCAATTATTAGGTCACCTTCTTCATTTTCAAGCCTAACTGTTGCAGAAGTATTGTTAAAAAGAGAATGAACTCCCTTTAGTGATTCACGAGCTTTTTTGTTTGCATCTAAAAGATTCGGAGAATTGAGATTCAGTTCTAAAGAGTATATGCTATGAGCACTTTCTATTATGTCCCAAAAAGCATGTCTTTCATCAATTGTTTCAAATTTACAGACAAAACCCTCATCTTTTATTTTTTGAGTTACCATGTTAGAAAGAATACTTAGAAAATCATCGATTTCTCTAAAGACTTTTGATTTTTTTTCAATACAAAAAATATGATTATCGGTATCACAAACAAAGTAAGAATAAGGATACTCGACGGTAGGCCTTTTTTTTAAATGGCCGCCTTCTTTTTTGGGAATTTTAACTTCACCTTTTTTGCAAAAATTACCAAAATAAAGTTGGTCCTGATTTTCTAAGTCTAGCAAAATATATTCAGTGCCACGATTCGTTATATAGTTAGATTCATTTTGGAGAAAAGCATCAATAAATAACTTCTTTTTGCCATCTGGAGTATCATCATATTTGCTTTTAAAAAGCCTCTTTTGTTTTGATTTTATGATGTAGTACCTTAGTGGAATAAACGTTTTATCTGCCATGGAAATCCTCCAAAATACGAACTATTGTAATTTATTAAATGTACTAGAGAAATAAATAATCTGTTATATGAATTTGTCCATATGGATGCTTTAATAAATTTTTAAAACACAAGGATTGATTTATGGCAGCACATAAACCTGAAACCATTGGAAGACTCATAGGCATCCTGATCTGAAAATCCCATACCAGAAAAGGAAACTATATATGAGCAGGAACAAGATATATTATAATGGGCATAATTCGTGCGCCATTGATACAAGTTGACAAAAGGGGCTATTGCGGGGAGAGATCATGAAGATTAAGAGAATTGTAGTAAAGAACCTTTTTGGGACGTTCGACCATGATATCCCGCTGAACATCGATGAGCACATCACAATTCTTCATGGACCCAATGGCATAGGTAAGACCGTGCTGCTCCAGATGCTCAACTCCCTTTTCCGTTCTAACTACTTCGAACTCTATCGCATTCCTTTCAGCAAACTGACAGTTGAATTCAGCGACAGGAGCAAGCTTGTTGTGAAGAAAAAACTACACCTGGAGGAGAATATCCCTCATGTCCCGGAGGATAAAACCTATCGGGAACTGGGATTTGAATTATTGAGACCAGGTAAGAAAAAACAGCTCTACACTGTCAAACCGATCGACATAGAGGAAATGTTCTCATCTTTTAAAGTAGAGCACATGATACCTGAACTTGAAAGGATCGATGACAACACGTGGGTCCATTTCACGACACAGGAAAAACTAACATCCGAAGAAGTGATGAACCTCTTCAGCGACCGTTTGCCACAGAAAAGGAAAGACGAACCTGCCTGGCTTAAGAATGCACTGGATTCGATCAATATATGTTTCATTAAGACACAGCGCCTTTTGAGCATCTCGTACTCACAACCGGTAGAAACAGAGAGGAAAACCTCTGTAACCCCTTCAGTGATCAGTTATTCCGAAGAACTGGCAAACCTGATGCAGCATAAACTTGCAGAGTATGCAACCCTTTCACAATCCCTTGACCGGGCCTTCCCTGGCCGGATGCTAAAGAACGGGGAGCATCCTGAAATATCCATAGAGAAACTAAAAAAGGAATTAAAGGATCTGGATCAAAAACGCAAATGCCTTATTGACGCAGGATTCATTGATACTGAAGAAGGAATTGACGTTGATGAGCTAAAAGAGATCAATGAAAAGAACAAGAATTTCCTGCAGCTATACATCGAGGATGTCAAACAAAAGCTCAGCGTCTTTGATGAGCTTACCCAGAGAATAGACCTCCTTATTAAAATAATCAATTGCAGGTTCCTTTACAAGAAATTATCTGTAAACAAAAAAGACGGATTCATATTCACGACATCAGAGGATATGCGCCTTTCTCCCACCAAACTATCATCCGGAGAACAACAGGAACTTGTATTGTTCTATGAACTGTTGTTCCATGTTGATCCCGAATCCCTGATACTCATTGATGAACCTGAGATCTCACTGCATGTTCTCTGGCAGCAGCAATTCCTCAGGGACCTGCAAGCTATCACACAACTGGCAGGCTTCGATATTCTCATTGCTACACATTCGCCGCAGATCATACATGACCGCTGGGACCTCACCGTCGAACTTAGAGGACGTGACGATGAAGAAATACCTGACAGCCGATGATATAGCCAACAGCGCCAGAATGATGCGCACCCAGTATCGTGGGAGCATCATGATAATCGAAGGCAGCACTGACATGAGGCTTTACAAGCGTTTTGTAGATGACAAGAAATGCAGACTTATTCCTGCCAATGGTAAAGAGAACGCTATCAAGGTTGTCAAAATACTCGAAAGCTCTGATTTTAAAGGCATATTGACAATAGTTGATGCTGACTTCTGGCGCCTTGATGGCATCAATTTCAAAGACAGAAATATACTTGTCACCGATACACATGATCTTGAAACAATGCTCATAGCATCAGAAGCACTCGACAGGCTTCTGGGGGAGTTCGCAGCACCTTTCAAGCTGCAGAAAATGAGAACACCTGTGCGCGAATTACTTCTTGAGGCAGCAATGCCCATAGGACTTTTCAGATGGCTTTCCTCGTCTTCAAAGGACAAACTCTCACTCAGGTTCAAGGACATACATTTCGATAATTTCATGCAAAAGTTTCCATTATCGGTCAATATCAAACACCTGATAAGGGAAGTCAAGGATAATTCGAATGAACATTCCCTGAATGAAAAGACCATAAAGAGAAAAATGATCACTCTCCTTAAAGAAGAGCATGATCCCTGGCAGACATGCTCAGGTCATGACATCGTAGAAATACTGGCATTTGGCCTGCGCGAGGTTTTCGGAAATTCCGATTCCCGATATGCGACTGAAGGAATCATTGACAGAAGCTTAAGGCTTGCCTATGACATCACAATGTTCAGGGAAACCGAGCTTTATCATTCGATACAGGAATGGGAAGACCGGAATCCGTCTTTTGTAGTGCTCCAATAAAAATATTGAGATCAAATTTTCGACATGTCGCTGTAATCAAGCACCATCGAGACAGGAGATGTTGCAACAGGAATACCTGCTTCCTCAACTGCAGCTACCAGATTTACACCCACGGCCACCAGTATGCCGGCCATTCCTTCTTCTACAGGAGCACCCACCATATCATCTGAAGAGTCACCAATGCTCAATACCCCGCCTATACCTGAATCTTCCAGGTATTTTAGTACTTCTTTTGTCTTTTCAACTGCCGAGGAGGGTATATTTCGCATATTGGCAAGGATATTGCCATTGCCTGTGTCCAGTACTTCCAGAACAGATGTTTCATGGCGCATCATGAATATTTTGACAGGATCGATCGAGGTTCCCGAATAAGATATCATATCAAGGAACTGTGTCGGATCATTGTGCTCCATCTTTATGATGCCACCATAAGCAGGTTTGATAGGAATGCCACTTTTGAGAAGAAGACCATCGAATGTGATACTGCAAACGGTTGCTATGTTAACACATCCTGGCGGTACATATACCCGCGGATCCGAGTCCTCTTCGAATATCTTTATGTTAGGACTTATGCATATATCACCTGATGATGCGTATTTCATAACATCTATGGCATTATCAAAATCATCCTTGTCCACAGTGGAAAGGTTCACAATGACATTGCCTTTCTTTGCGAAAGGATCGTAGTCAGTCTTGTAAATAAGTTCCTCGATCCGCGTAATAACAAAATCAAGCCGATCCCCGATCAGGGCATCGTCCAGTTCCTTCCTTCCCGAAGCAGTTATGGTGCGTCCGTTGTAGCCGTGTTTTTCGGTAAATCCCCTTTCATCAAGGATCCTGAGATGATAACGAACAGCACGTTCACCCAGATTGTAACCGCGATTCTGCAACTCATCTGCAATATTCCTCGCACCTATGGGCTTATCGCTTTCGCTGATAACACGCATTATTTCAATGAGCTTACGTTCTATCTGGGGATCGGTCATCTGTCAGCACCTGATATGATCAAAAAATTAATGGTTTAATTTGGATAATACTGCCTATTCAAAATAAGCAACGTATGTACACCGGATATTAATTTATAATTTGCTATTGCCGGTTATATCTTTCCTGTTTTTAGTATATAAAGCATAAGCCATATTCCCATGAATGCAGCTATAACAAATCCCGCAACTCCAAAAAGAGGAACATCGCCAATATGAGGCTGCATCCCGGTCTGAATGATAAGAGAAGAGCCTAAGATGATAGAAGAGATAATTAAACTGAATGCTAAACGGTTGCTCGATGCATTTATCTCAGCAACTATACGGTCCATTCCATGATGTTCGAACTTTAAGTTCAGGTAGCCTTTCTCTGCCACTCCCAGTATATGCGAGATCTGCAACGGAGCCTTATGAAGCATCCGTGCCGTATACCACATGTCAGTGTAAAAAGTATCTGCAATATTGCGAGGCTTGAGGCGGTTATGCATGATGCCCCTGGCATATGGCTCAGCAACTACGGTCACATTGAAATCCGGCACCATCTGAAGAGCAAAGCCGCTTACCGTCATTACACCCTTAAAGAGCAATGCAATGTTTGGCGGGATCCGTATCTTGAACTTCCTGAGCATACTCATCATTTCTGCTATCATTAGAGGAGTGTTGAGCTGATCTAATGACCTGCCATAATATTTGTTCAAAACGTGTTCATAATCGATCTTAAAAGCATGCACATCAATTTCCGCGGGGACCATACCAAAGTCTTTCAAT
Proteins encoded in this region:
- a CDS encoding formate--phosphoribosylaminoimidazolecarboxamide ligase → MISKQQISEIISKYDLDDLAIATVCSHSSLQIFDGARKEGLKTIGICVGQPPRFYDAFPKAKPDEYIVVESYADIPKIAQELVEKNAIIIPHGSFVEYMGGKNFADLPVPTFGNREVLEWESDREKEREWLEGAGIHMPTNVPDPKDIDGPVMVKYYGAKGGRGFFIAKTYEEFMENIDPNEKFTIQEFILGTRYYLHYFYSPLENEGYKLSEGTLEMLSMDRRVESNADEIFRLGSPRELEEAGIHPTYVVTGNVPLVARESLLPLIFSLGERVVEESIKLFGGMIGPFCLETVFTDHLEIKVFEISARIVAGTNFYISGSPYADLVESGLSTGKRIAQEIKLAKSRGQLDKILS
- a CDS encoding ATP-binding protein — its product is MINLKDDVQAGVVKKRYILGRRDENEEGVLHIGRYLALDRSSGSHVAIDALKPHAILICGKRGYGKSYTMGTLIEEIALLPGEIKQNVASLVIDTMGIFWTLGRGNDPQADLLQEWNMEPAGFTAEVFVPAGHVEEYKERHIKVKPFSIPVGHLHGYDWCELFNITETSPLGVLLVRIIENMRENERIFSFEDIIAGINTDDRSDDVTKMAAENYLRTAASWGVFEKDACGISELVKSGCTSVLDVSAIESKTVRSAVVGIIARDIYTRRLQERRSYERMIMGDEEIEQKMPMVWMFIDEAHLFVPSKGETLASDVLINEWVRQGRQPGLSIIFATQRPAALHPDIISQSDIVICHRLTARDDIEALESIRPTYMKENIGDAIRKMGLERGIAFVVDDTSESTHLVKIRPRYSWHGGNEPSALNERR
- a CDS encoding aminopeptidase, whose translation is MDIKRSADMVINTCMGAKKGETVLIVTDTCTDEMITKALYASAVEAGCEGLMLTMEPREQHGAEPPMLVEEAMKNSDVLLAPASKSLTHTQARKHASENGTRTATMPGITIGMMKEGGLNADYEKINSLADELLETLKGSKEVRITTELGTDLVIDVDGGEWMADTGICHEKGTTTNLPAGEMYIAPKNVNGKAVIDGSMGGIGLLEEPLIIEIKDRKAVNFEGEGAEKLERMVNDVGTDGRNIAELGIGINPAAMLIGVILEDEKVGGTIHIALGDNSTFGGDVTVDLHLDGIITNPKVLVDGIDLKVERFA
- a CDS encoding 3-isopropylmalate dehydratase small subunit, coding for MKGRVWKFGDDVDTDAVIPGRYLIMNTPEELAPYTFIGVRPDFAENVKENDIVVAGNNFGCGSSREHAPIALKGSKVGCVIAKSFARIFFRNAINIGVALLECPDTDKIEDGDEISVDFESGTIENLTKGEKYQATPLPDFVRGIVDAGGLKEYTRKIID
- a CDS encoding isocitrate/isopropylmalate dehydrogenase family protein, encoding MAQYKVPVLPGDGIGPEIIAEGKKVIDAAGEKFGFDVDWIEYPHGADHYLETGELISEDSLKELSNYEAIYLGSIGDDRIEPGVLEKGILLAARFYFDQYINLRPIKLLEGVWCPLKDKTPKDIDFVVVRENTEDFYIGIGGRAKTGMSKDLLEVNRTLYNAKFGLDIETDSEEIAYQIGMISKEGTQRVMNYSFDLAETRNKHVSSVDKANVLSDIYGFWREEFNTIAANHPDVKTDFNFVDAITMWFVKNPEWFDVVVTPNMFGDIITDLGAMVQGGLGLAPGGNINPNGTSMFEPIHGSAPKYKGQNKVNPIATIWAGAMLIEQLGEKEAADSIVSAIEKNILEAKVQTYDMGGSNTTSDVGDDIARILLEM
- a CDS encoding AAA family ATPase, translating into MKIKRIVVKNLFGTFDHDIPLNIDEHITILHGPNGIGKTVLLQMLNSLFRSNYFELYRIPFSKLTVEFSDRSKLVVKKKLHLEENIPHVPEDKTYRELGFELLRPGKKKQLYTVKPIDIEEMFSSFKVEHMIPELERIDDNTWVHFTTQEKLTSEEVMNLFSDRLPQKRKDEPAWLKNALDSINICFIKTQRLLSISYSQPVETERKTSVTPSVISYSEELANLMQHKLAEYATLSQSLDRAFPGRMLKNGEHPEISIEKLKKELKDLDQKRKCLIDAGFIDTEEGIDVDELKEINEKNKNFLQLYIEDVKQKLSVFDELTQRIDLLIKIINCRFLYKKLSVNKKDGFIFTTSEDMRLSPTKLSSGEQQELVLFYELLFHVDPESLILIDEPEISLHVLWQQQFLRDLQAITQLAGFDILIATHSPQIIHDRWDLTVELRGRDDEEIPDSR
- a CDS encoding DUF4435 domain-containing protein: MKKYLTADDIANSARMMRTQYRGSIMIIEGSTDMRLYKRFVDDKKCRLIPANGKENAIKVVKILESSDFKGILTIVDADFWRLDGINFKDRNILVTDTHDLETMLIASEALDRLLGEFAAPFKLQKMRTPVRELLLEAAMPIGLFRWLSSSSKDKLSLRFKDIHFDNFMQKFPLSVNIKHLIREVKDNSNEHSLNEKTIKRKMITLLKEEHDPWQTCSGHDIVEILAFGLREVFGNSDSRYATEGIIDRSLRLAYDITMFRETELYHSIQEWEDRNPSFVVLQ
- a CDS encoding DUF128 domain-containing protein, with amino-acid sequence MTDPQIERKLIEIMRVISESDKPIGARNIADELQNRGYNLGERAVRYHLRILDERGFTEKHGYNGRTITASGRKELDDALIGDRLDFVITRIEELIYKTDYDPFAKKGNVIVNLSTVDKDDFDNAIDVMKYASSGDICISPNIKIFEEDSDPRVYVPPGCVNIATVCSITFDGLLLKSGIPIKPAYGGIIKMEHNDPTQFLDMISYSGTSIDPVKIFMMRHETSVLEVLDTGNGNILANMRNIPSSAVEKTKEVLKYLEDSGIGGVLSIGDSSDDMVGAPVEEGMAGILVAVGVNLVAAVEEAGIPVATSPVSMVLDYSDMSKI